A region of the Candidatus Eisenbacteria bacterium genome:
ACATCACGTGGATCGCTCCGAAGGAAAAGGCGGGGCTCTACATGGGGTCCAACTTCCTCGCGGTCGGAATCGGAGGCGCGACGAGCGGCGTGATCTACACATCCGTTTACGGGTACTTCCGCGACGGCGGGCACCCGGATCGCGTGTGGTACGTGCTCGCCGCGCACACGATCGCGGCGATCTTCGCGCTGATCGCTTTCCAGAAGATCGCGGGCGATTTCCGCGAGCAAGATTCATAGCCTGGGTCCAGGCGAGCCGGAATCCGGAAGGCGGGGCAGCGTTTCCGGGGCGAGAAATCCGTCTGGAGTCCGTGCCCCTTCCTGTGGTACAAAGGACCGAGCACCCGTCACCAGAGGAGAGGATGGAGTATGAGCGAGCATGAAACGCCGAGGCCCGCGCAGCTTCCCGAAAACGCCTACCGCGAACTGAAAACGGGGGAGAAATACGTCCCGATCTTGAGCGCCGAGAAGGGCGTGCCCGAGATCACCAAGCGGTCGATCCTCTTCGGGCTCGCGATGATCGTCGTCTTCTCGGCCGCCGCGGGCTACATCGCGCTGAAGCTGGGCCAGGGGATCGAAACCGCGATCCCGATCAGCATCCTCGCGGTCGGCTACTCGGCGATCATGGCGCGGAAGAGCGGGCTCGTCGAGAACGTGAACATCCTCGCGATCGGCGCGACGTCGGGGATCGTGGTCGGCGGCTCGGTCTTCGTCATGCCGGCGATCTACATCCTCGGTCTCGAGGGGAACTTCTTCCGAATCTTCATCGCGCCCTTTCTCGGCGCGGTTCTCGGCGCGCTCTTCCTCATCCCCTTCCGGCGTTACTTCACGACCGAAATGCACGGCAAGCTCCCCTTCCCGGAGGCGACGGCGACCACGGAGATCCTCGTCACCGGCGAGCGGGGAGGGAGCGCGGCGAAGGTTCTTCTCTACGCTCTCGGAATCGGCATCGTGCTCGACTATCTCGCCCTCGCCTTCCACACTTGGAGCGAACGCTTCACGACCGCGGCGATTCCCGCGCTCGACACGCTCACGAACCGCCTGAAAGCCGTCTTCTCGATGAACACTTCGGCGGCGGTTCTCGGGCTCGGGTACATCATCGGGATCCGTTACGCCTCGATCATCATGTCCGGTTCGATGCTCGCGTTCTTCGTGCTCATTCCTCTCTTCGGGTATCTCAGCCCGCGTCATGGCGGGCTCTCGTACAACGAGATCTTCTTCGGTGCTGAGGGGGGCGCGATTCCCGGCGTCCGGAACATCGGCATCGGCGGGATCTTCGCGGCGGGGATCATCTCGATCATCAAGATGTCGCCGGTGATTCGCCAGGCGCTCCGGCAAATGATCGGCCAGCTCTTCACCAAGCATGAAGGCGCGGTCGAGACGAGCCGGCTCGAGAAAGACATGAAGATGACCACGGTGGTCGGCCTGATGCTCCTTCTCGCCGTCATCATCTTCGGGTACTTCCGCTTCGTGGTTCTCGCGGGCGAGCCGGGCGCGACGGCGCTTTCGCTCATCTCGACGCTTCTCGTCTATCTCATCGTGTTCCTCTTCTCGGCCGTTTCTGCGTGGGCGATCGCGATGATCTCGGTGACGCCGATTTCGGGGATGACGCTCACG
Encoded here:
- a CDS encoding oligopeptide transporter, OPT family produces the protein MSEHETPRPAQLPENAYRELKTGEKYVPILSAEKGVPEITKRSILFGLAMIVVFSAAAGYIALKLGQGIETAIPISILAVGYSAIMARKSGLVENVNILAIGATSGIVVGGSVFVMPAIYILGLEGNFFRIFIAPFLGAVLGALFLIPFRRYFTTEMHGKLPFPEATATTEILVTGERGGSAAKVLLYALGIGIVLDYLALAFHTWSERFTTAAIPALDTLTNRLKAVFSMNTSAAVLGLGYIIGIRYASIIMSGSMLAFFVLIPLFGYLSPRHGGLSYNEIFFGAEGGAIPGVRNIGIGGIFAAGIISIIKMSPVIRQALRQMIGQLFTKHEGAVETSRLEKDMKMTTVVGLMLLLAVIIFGYFRFVVLAGEPGATALSLISTLLVYLIVFLFSAVSAWAIAMISVTPISGMTLTTLIIAAVSLSALGLKGQAGMLAILLIGGVVCTALSMSGSLVTQFKIGQWLGSTPRSIQWSNIIGSAVAAAIVTAIIMLFAHVYGYGAPSAENPRPLAAPQATAMAAVIDAFLGGQGAPWPLYGIGAAIACIVTVLGISPLAFALGMYLPIELNSPILFGAIVAWLVQKSAKDGALSKARNDKGILLASGLIAGGALAGVFDALTKMLEEAAGGALPKLGLPAGVSNWFGFVVFFGLATLLYLDAKRAKAE